The following DNA comes from Macaca thibetana thibetana isolate TM-01 chromosome 14, ASM2454274v1, whole genome shotgun sequence.
GTGTACTGGAGGTATTCTTGGCTCCTTGTTCTGCTAGAGGGCAGCCCTGGGCCCCTGGGAGCTCTGTGCCTCTCCATGGCAGGGTTTCTTAGGAAAGCTGttacctctctctttctcccgcTCTCCATACTCTGATGCCTTAGCTAAGGTGACTGTATTGCCCCTTCTCACTTCTGCATCCTCTTGGGACTTTTCTACTTGTGACTCCAGGGCTAGGCTCCTGTGGCCAGTCTGCCTGAGCAGAAATGTATGTGAGCACCTTGTGTCTGGTTATAGTAGGTGCAAGGCTGCGGGAGGAATCATATGTGACCTTATTTTCCCCCTTGTGACACCATTCTGTAAGTCTCCAGTTGGAAGAGCTGGTCTCAGAGTGTAACTTACCAGGCAGTAAGAATATGGCTGATTTTCTGCTGCCACAGAGAGGGATCCTGAAATGATAAACTGGTGCAGAACAGAGTGGGTTTAGAAAGAGGTCAGGGGCTAGGGTGCCCTTCCCCAGGCTTCTGTGATTCTGGTCACACACAGTGGGTACCTTTGCTGGAACCATCAGCTCAACATGGGGAACAGAAAAAATGAGCTGTTCTGTACTGCGTGAAAGGGCCCTGGGGTGGGGTAAATATATATTCTAGGACCCAGCAAACCTGGTTTTAAATTCTAGCTagaaactcttgaccttaggtaaGTTATTAAGTTCTCTAAatctttatttcctcatcttcaaaatagaaaaatttctagCTCTTCCCAAGAGTCATTGGCATGAGATAACTTATGCCCTATATCTGGCATTTAGCATATCTTtgcatatagtagatgctcaataaatgttggattatttccctgtattttattttcccacaTGTACACCCTATTGTTTTCCAATCTTTATATCAAGATTCAGTTAGGTTTGGTGTCtctggagggaagaaggaaggggttaCCAGCATCTTCTCTGATGCTTTTAGAGAGAAGCCTGAAATCAATCCTTGCCTGTCTGCATATCTGGACAAATAACTTTTAGTTACTCAGATAAACGTTGTGTTCCTACAATGCTGAACATCAAATACAGGATGATGATGTCGACTGTGTGCATTTCATCCAACACTGGTATTCTGCAGGCACTGTGGCTGATGGGATTGCTTGCCATCATTGGCCCAATGGGCTAGCAACAGTGGTATGAGAGGGCGTGAGCTATGATTTAATAGGAGCTAGCATTTGTGAGGCACTATAGAAAATTCTTTTTACAAAAAGCCTTCATTGacatataattcatatatcatgtaattcacccatttaaagtacatgatgcaattatttttagtatatttatagagttgtgcaatcatcactacAATCTAAGTTAGAACATTTGCATCACTCCCAAAAGAAGCCGCATACTGACTAGCAACCCATCACCGCCCTCCTGCCAACACACGAAGTGCCTATTTAACCTCGCCTCATTTAACCACATGGTGGCCCATCAAGCACTATTACTCTTGCCATTTTATCAACGAGGAGACTAAGGCTTGGAGATTGTAAGCAACTCACACAACATCATCCAGCAGAGTTTTCGTTGTAAATAACTGTTTCCACTCTATGGCACATGCATTTGAGAATCAAATCCAGGCAGCTGATTTCAGACTCCATGTTCCTAACCCTCAACCCATGTTCCCTCCCACCCAGGGCAGGTGCATGTGCCATAGAGTGGAAATAGTTATTTACAATGAAAACTTATTCCAGCAGCTTCTGCCTTCCAAGGCCAAGGCCATATTCTCCTATGAGTGGAAAAACAAATCTCAGGTTCACACCCTTCTGTTTGTAGAGATTTCATGGGGAGGAAGGGCTGGACTTTCGATGTCCCTCTCAGTCCTTCTGAGGTGCCAGAGGAGATGGGCCTTTGTTTCAGAAGAGGATATTGATCTTTGGGAAATAGAAAGACAGTCCTGGGATCAAGAAAGCAGCGAAGAGCACAACTGCCCTGCAGAAGAGCAAAAGGAGGAAAGTCACGAGGGCTGAAGGGACTCAGCAGCCTGGTGGGAGGGGGCGTGGTCAGTGAGGCATTTGAGATGTCAGGACAACTGCCTGCTGCTCACCGGCACTTGCTGGAATCCAGTGCTCAGTGGCAGGCATTGTGTGCTCAATGGTAGGCCTGGGTGGCCGTGATGCTAGCCCTCTCCGCAGCCCCGCATTCCACGAAGGTCGGAGATACAGGAACAGGTATCTTGTGAGTGGTTATGGGAAGGAAAAGGGGCTTGAGTTCTGAGTTTGGGTGTGTGCAGAGCCTCGCTAGAGGAGCCCTGTTCATTTGCAGACCTTGTGTGGCTGTGGGGGATGGAGATAGCTCTAGgctattttatttaactcttacGAGGTAGAGTGACTTGGACTGGCACCTAGGTTACTCTGGAGTTGTGCCATTTATGAGGAAAGTTGCATTAGTGTCATAGGTAGGTGTGTGAGTCAGGAGAAAGACTGTaacagaagggagagaaaggagaaaggaaggtggagagggaagaaggagagtgtgtgtgtgtgtgtgtgtgtgtgtgggcagggTGACACTGCAAAGGAACCACAAAGGTAATAAACTGACGTGGAAGGACTGTAGTTCTTAACATTTTATGGAGTCACAGATCACTCTGATAATCTGACGAAAGCTATGGACCCTTCCAGAAAAATAATGCACCTTTAACATATTAGGTATTTTGCCAAAATGGAGCACCCAAAGCCCATCTGCAGATCTAGATTGAGACCCTGCTGCTGAAACACTCACACCCTTGCTGTTCTACAGCTGGGAAGCCACTCTTCACTCTTGCTGCGTGTTTTCCTCCTGGAGCTCAGGCTTGTGGGCCTATGTTCAACAACGCCAGGCGCTATTCCCAGTGTATTCTTTACATGTGGATGTTTTCTTTGTGAATTAAGAAAATACATcccttttggccaggtgcggtggctcacacctgtaatcccagcactttgggaggctgaggcaggcagataacctgaggtcaggagtttgagaccagcctggctaatgtgaaatcttgtctctactaaaaatacaaaaattagccaggcgtggtggtgcacgcctgtaatcccagctaccagggaggctgaggcaggagaattgcttaacccgggaaggggagattgcagtgagccgagaatgcaacactgcactccagcttgggcaacagaatgagacaccatctcaaaaaaaaaaaaaaaaaagaaaaagaaaaaagaaaaaagaaaatacatcccTTTTGAGGGGAAGTCACCTTACGGGGTTGTAGTTTGatattatgggctgaattgtgtccacACCCTCTATCTCCCACCAAATTTCATAGGTTGAAGCCCTAATCTGTAGtgcttcagaatgtgactgtgtttggagatagggttGTTAAAACTGTAATtcaggttaaatgaggtcatcgGGGGGACCCTAATCctatatgactggtgtccttgtaggAAGAGGAGACTAGGACACAGGCATGGAGGGAAGGCCGTGGAAAGGCTCAGGGAGAAGACCAtctgcaaaccaaggagagaAACCTCAGGGGAAACCGCTCTGCTAATATCCCCATGCCAGACTTTCAActaccagaactgtgagataacaaatttctgttgttaaagcCACCCAACCTGTGGTACTACACTTTGTTGGGGCGGCCCTATCAAACTCATATACTTGTGGAACAAGGCCAGGGCTGGCTGGATTCCTATCCCCCACATTTGGGTGGCTGGGAACCTTCTGCAGGGCACAGCTGCACAACTTGGCAAGGTGGCCTTGAGTGCCTTGGCACCTTCTGGGGACTCATCTGCAGGAGTACTTGCATTACTCACCCACAAGCCTCCCCAGAAGGGAAAGCCTCCGTAGAATGAAATAGACAGGTAGTCCCCCACGAGAACTGTCCCCATGATGGAGCCGAGGCCGATGTGAGCCAGGCCGATGATGATCTGGATGGCCTGTCAGGAGAGCCACAAGCTGAAGTCTTGTTTCTGAGGCTGGGTCCTGCCTCCCCTATGAgcctacttttaattttaatatgtgttttattttcatggcCTAAAAAGTAATAtgggaaatacaaaaatgaaataaaaactacgTATAATCTCCCCGCCGCCTGGAGAAAACAACTGTTTACATTTTGGTGTATTCTCCCATTATTCTTTTCGAATATATAGCTTGATAGCACAACATGGCCCTGAATTTTATTAACTTAATATTTCATCATGAATGTGTCCTCATGGTATTCTTGGAACATATGCTTTTTTGGGGCTGCTCAGATCCCATTATGGATGGTCTGTGGAGTAGTTGAGACAGAGTTATTGGACAGGTaagattatttttacttttttctattatatgtAACATTGTGATAAACATTCTTGTATGTAAAAATTTGCCTTCATCTCTTATTTCTTTAGGATATTGTTATGTGTTGAATTATGCTCCCCTCTCCCAACCCTCTtccaaatccatatgttgaaattctaacgctgagtgcctcagaatgtgactctATTTGAAATACggttgttgcagatgtaattagccaggatgaggtcacactggagtaGAATGGgtctctaatccaatatgactggtatccttataaaaagtgccatgtgggccaggcgcagtggctcacacctgtaatctcagcactttgggaagctgagatgggcagatcacctgaggtcaggagttcaagaccagcctggccaacatgtgaaaccctgtctctataaaaatacaaaaattagctaggcatgatggcaggtgcctgtaattccagctacttgggaggctgaggcaggagaatcgcttaaacccaggaggcagaggttgcactgagccaagatcgtgccactgcactccagcctgggtgacagagtgagactctgtctcaaaaaaacaaagagttttCAACTTTATTCTGGTGTGAAAGTGACATGTATTCAGTAGAAACCGTATTTggagtacccatacaaccattctgcttttcactttcagtccagtattcaataaattacattagATATTCAATAACTTATTAttaaataggctttgtgttagatgatttttgcccaactgtaggctagcCTAAGTGTTCTGAATATGTTTAAGGTAGGTgaggctaagctatgatgatTGGTAGGTTacatgtattaaatgtatttttgacttatgatattttaaatttatgatggGTACATTGGGACATAATCCCATTGTAAATGAAAGAACatctgtgtatgtttgtatattaCACACGTGGtagcaaatacaaatatattatttccataAATTCACATAAATGTCAGCAAATAATACGCAGTGTCtgcccctttctttcttccactaACTCCATATCTCGGGGTGTGTCCCTATCATTACATAAAGAGCTTTCTTGTGCTTTTTATAGCTCCACtacattttattctttggatGCACAATATACTGACTTAACCAGTATCATATTGATGgatattacaatttttttgttaTCACAAACCACGCTGCAATGAATAAGCTCATACATATCACAGTTTTTGTGGATACAGGCATATCTGGAGGATGAAGTTCCAGTAATGGAATTATTGGATATTTTGCAAATTTGACAGTTACAAATTTCCCTCCCTAAGGGTTGTATCAATTTATGTTCCCGTAGTGCTAGGGTCGGAGCTCGGGCAGTCTGCATCCGAATTCATGCTCATCATCATTTGGCTACACAGTGAAATGGGCCTTTCCTTGTCCTGCGCAGGACAGCCTTTCAGGGGTTACTGTGAGCATTTATGTTGTTGATTGCCTAACCTGCTTTGTTTCCTGTTGGGCAACTATTTGATTCGATCTTACTGGATTCTGACTCCACCTTGTGGTCTGCTTTGGTCTTGCTGGGacccctttccctttcttctgaggccactgggctgggcatggagcCTGGCAACAGGATCAACATTCAAGCACACtgcttttttgttgcttttctttctctttcctaaaatGCCTAAATCAGAAAATACAAGGCCTGTACAGAGGCCTCCCCCATGATGCTGTGCAGCTGAGCTTTCTTTCTAAGAGACCTGTGTTTGGCAAGGCGCGATCAGCTCAGCCTCACTTGCGAGACGTAGTGTTTGTGTATTTCCCAggccttcccttcccctctgctGTCAGTCCAGCTGTGTAGTCCGTGGCCTGCAAAGGGAAATCCCACTTACCCCCAAGGTTTTGCCTTCTTTCAAAGTTTTCTGCACAGGCTGCCTATTCACATTCGACATCAAACCAGGTGGGTTCCCAGGAACTAGATGGACTTGTGGCTGGTTGTTTGGATACAGGGGCACCTGAGACATGATTCCTGGGGTCGCAGGATAACCATTGTGGGGTGCCACCACCAACACAGAATTGGCCACTGGAACTGCTGAAGTCATCGAATTCATGCTGCCAAAAAATAAATGCGACAGACTTGTCCCTCACGTATGGACTCGTACTTACATTTAAAGAGGACTTTTACTTCTTCTAGCTCATTGGAGCATCTTAACCCTCTACAAGTTTATGAATCCCACGTTACAAATAATAGACATCAGTTATAGGGCACTTAAGAGGTGCTTTACAAATACATTCCCTTTCATCCTCTCACCCACCcggttttacagatgagagaactaAGACTCAAAGAGGGTAAAGGCTACCAGAGGGCAAGGGGTCCATCTTTTCCATCTTTGTGTCTCTCgcagtgtttattttattttttattgtttttgagacagagactcgctctgtcacccaggctggagtgcagtggcacgagcttggctcactgcgacctccgcctcctgggttcaagcaattctcctgcctcagcctcctgagtagctgggattacaggcgcctgccaccacacccggctaatttttatatttttagtacagatggggtttcaccctgttggctaagcttgtctcgaactcctgacctcaggtgatcagctcaccttggcctcccaaagtgctgggattacagacgtgaactaCTGTGCCTGGTCTCTCATAGTGTTTAGAGTGCTGCTTTGCATATGTTAGTACTGGCTGAAAGCAAAATTTCGGAACTAGAAAATCTCTTGGACAACATCGAGTTCAATTCTCttattttctggaaaaggaaaCGGGGTGAGAGAGTGGACAAGAATCCTCCAAGGTCCCAGTTATGTCAATATTAGTTAAATGGAGATTATCCTCCTCAAGGGAAGCCCCATTGCCAAGGCAGTGTATGTTCATTGGGTGGCTTCTACTGCTCAATTTTCTAGGCTACTTAGAAATTCTGATGtggtttaaaaaattctttttctttttgtttctcccGTCCCCCTCCATTTCCcgtctttgtctttctttctcttggagCAGACCCAATAAAGCTAGTACAATACACTCTGCCTATCCTTCACCCACACTGGTTTGCCATAAGTATCATTTGGTAGAAAAACCTTATCACCAATTCCCAGTTACCAACCACCAGATTAAGCAGACTCACCTTGCTCTGCCAGCAGCCACGTATCTCTTGATcctattcccttttctttgctgTCGGGACCTTGCTTTTTTCCTGAGAGAACGAATGTACTGGGACCAGTTGGGTGGTAGGGTTAGAAGGATCCAAAGTCCTCTATTTCCTGGATGCAGGCCAGGTTACGTGCTGCTTACAGCTCAGTTTCCTTcatatttatttcctgttttggTTAATGAGACAGTGAAATATGGTTGGCTGGTTGCTCTGGGAGACACAGAACGAACTGGGCACCCAGGATGCGCTGTATTTAGCTGTAACATGAGACAGGATGACATAACAATTCTCGCCCAGTAATGAGGCCCTCAACCCTATCCCTCCACAGCCTAGTTTTCTCATGCCTGGTTCCTTTTGGCTAATCGGACTCCCTTGGAGTCACAGGCTCCCTTGAAGCCTGGTTCCTTTTCTACAAATCGGGCTCTCTTGAAGCCTCAGGTTCCCTTGAAGCCTGGTCTGCAGTTGCCATGGCAGCCTGGATTTCAGGCCCATGAAAGACCAGCTCAGCAGGTAATCTGGTCTCATCCTGGCCTTCAAGTTCTCAACTCTTCCTCCATTCAAAATTCCAACCTTTTTTCTGCTCCTGGTCCAGCTGCTACTGCTGTTGCCAACACTAACATTGCCGCTCATAAGCAACAAGTTACATACATTCCTGAAAATGACACTCCGCTTATGAGGGCTATAGCTCAGGCAAGGGAATATGGTGATCCTGAAGCCTGGCAATTTCCTGCAATTTTACAACCTCCAGTACCCACCACCCCAGTGGCACAAAATCACCCACAGCCCATTGATCCTGCTCAGCAAGCGGCTGACCCTGCAGCTCATCAAGATCAACAGCTTAATAATCAAGCCCCTCAGCCCGACAATCAGGCTGCTCAGGGAAATAATCAGGCTCCACTACTGCCTGCCGCTGGGGCACAGCCAGTACCTGGTATTCCAGCCGTTCAGGCAGTAGTTCAACCTGACCCCATACATCCAGGTCAGGTTCAGCTACTTCCTGCTACTTGGGAAAGTTTTTCGTTTAAATTCCTCAAAGATTTCAAGGAATCAGTAAAGCAATATGGCACCAACTCTCCTTTTGTCCGTTCCACATTAAAAGCCCTGGCAGAAGATAAACATTTGGTGCCCTATGACTGGGAAATTTTAGCAAAGTCAGTCTTATCTAAATCCCAGTATTTACAATTCAGGACTTGGTGGGTTGATGCTGTCCAGGAACGCATTCGTCTTAATCAGGGCTCCAATCATCTTGTTAACGTTACAGCTGACCAGTTACTGGGACTGGGTCAGTGGGCTGCAATTCGAAACCAAACTATACCTAAATGATGAGGTTATTGAACAACTGCGAAAATGTTGCTTAAATGCTTGGGATGGCAAAGTATGCCCATCCTTTATGGCCGTCAGAAAGTGACACCATGAACCCTACCTAGACTTTATTGCCCATCCCCAAGACGCAGCGGAAAAAGCTA
Coding sequences within:
- the MS4A8 gene encoding membrane-spanning 4-domains subfamily A member 8 isoform X2, with translation MNSMTSAVPVANSVLVVAPHNGYPATPGIMSQVPLYPNNQPQVHLVPGNPPGLMSNVNRQPVQKTLKEGKTLGAIQIIIGLAHIGLGSIMGTVLVGDYLSISFYGGFPFWGGLWFIISGSLSVAAENQPYSYCLLSGSLGLNIVSAICSAVGVILFITDLSIPHPYAYPNYYSYAWGVVSVMYPNVYAANPVVIPEPVTSPPSYSSEFQANK
- the MS4A8 gene encoding membrane-spanning 4-domains subfamily A member 8 isoform X1, translated to MNSMTSAVPVANSVLVVAPHNGYPATPGIMSQVPLYPNNQPQVHLVPGNPPGLMSNVNRQPVQKTLKEGKTLGAIQIIIGLAHIGLGSIMGTVLVGDYLSISFYGGFPFWGGLWFIISGSLSVAAENQPYSYCLLSGSLGLNIVSAICSAVGVILFITDLSIPHPYAYPNYYSYAWGVNPGLAISGVQLVFCLLEFGIACTSSHFGCQLVCCQSSNVSVMYPNVYAANPVVIPEPVTSPPSYSSEFQANK